The Deltaproteobacteria bacterium genomic interval ACAAGGACGACCTCATCGAGACCTTTTTCCTGAACCTTTTTTACGGGGCTTCCATCAGCACCATGCTTCCGGTCCAGCCCTTTTTCGGAGGCAAACTGACCGTGATCCGCCCCCTTTACATGATCGACGAGGGAACAATTCAGAGATATGCAAAGGGGATGGGGTGGCCGGATATCGATCTGGGGTGCCCTTCGGCGGGATCAACGAAAAGAGAGGCCGTAAAGGTCATGCTGAAAAATCTCTATCGATCCAGCCGGAAGATCAAGGGAAACATCTTTCATGCCATTCACAACGTCAAGACGGAATATCTCCCCTGACGACGTACGGAAAGAAATCCCCCCTGGATTCTTCAGGGGGCGGGGATTTTCCCTCAGGTATTTCAAGGGAGTCAGATTGTGATCCGCTATCCCGACATCAGTCCCACCCTCTTTGAATTCGGGCCATTCAAGATCCGATGGTACGGTCTCATGTACGTGCTGGGCTTCCTGTCAGCCTACTTCCTTATCCCCCGACAGACGCGGGCCCGGCGGCTGGGGCTTCAAGGAAAGGCGCTCCAGGATTTCCTTTCCTATCTCGCCGTGGGCCTGATTGTGGGGGCCCGGCTCGGTTACGTCCTTTTCTACCAGTATCCCAATCTCGGGGACTACCTGCGGCACCCCCTCGAGATCATCGCTATCTGGCACGGGGGAATGTCCTTTCACGGGGGCCTGCTGGGGGCGCTTCTGGCCGGGATGCTTTTTTCCAGGAACCGTGGACTCTCCTTTTGGGATTTGGCCGACGCCGCCATCTTGCCCGCCCCCATCGGCCTGGGGCTGGGGAGGCTGGGGAACTTCATCAACGGTGAACTCTTCGGCCGTCCCACCGACGTACCTTGGGCCATGGTTTTCCCGGGCGGAGGCCCGGTTCCGCGACACCCTTCCCAGCTCTACGAGGCCTTCCTGGAGGGCCTGGTCCTCTTCTTTTTCCTTTGGTTTATCCGTAACCGTCCCTTTCGTCCCGGGTCCTTGGTCTGCCTCTTCTTCGGGGGTTACGGGGTGCTCCGTTTCTTCGTGGAGTTTTTTCGGGCTCCCGACCCGCAGATCGGTCTCTTCTGGCACCTGATCTCCATGGGCCAGATCCTGTCCGCTGGAATGATCCTGTCCGCGTTTTTCCTGTGGTTTCTGCTCCCCGGGAAGGACGGGAAAGGAGGGAATTGAAGAAAGGGGGCTTCAACCCGGGGCAGAGGTCTCGGAGTGCCTCCCGCCCCAGGGCGGGAGGGGCGCATTCCAAAAGTCTTCGAAGGAAACGGTTTTCCCGCAGGAAGTCCCTAGGTTCGCCGCTTCAGTAAGGTGAGGGCCATTTCCACGACCTTCTCGGCCGTAAGGCCCAGCTTCTCGTACAGGATCTTGGAGGGGGCCGATGCCCCGAAACGATCCAGTCCGATCACCTCACCCTTTGATCCTACGAAACGGTGCCAGCCCAGTGGTGATGCAGCCTCCACCGCCACCCGAGTTTCGATTTCCGGGGGAAGTACTTTCTCACGGTATTCCCGGGGTTGGTTGTCGAAAAGCTCCCAGGACGGAAGGCTTACCACACGGACGGGGGTTCCTCTTTCTTCCAGCATTGATGCCGCTTCAAGAGCGATGTGGACTTCGGACCCGGTCCCTATCAGGATGACCTCGGGCCGTCCGCCGGCAGCCTCTTTCAGGATGTAGCCTCCGCGGGCCAGACCCTCTGCCGGGGCATGGATCCCGCGATCCAGGGTAGGGAGTCCCTGGCGCGACAAGGCGAGGGCGACGGGTCCTTTTACGGTCAGGGCGCTGCGCCAGGCCTCGGCGGTCTCGTTCGCATCGCAGGGTCGGATCACAGTCAGTCCGGGAACGGATCGCAGGGACGCCAATTGTTCGATGGGCTGGTGGGTTGGGCCGTCCTCTCCAAGCCCGATGCTGTCGTGGGTCAGGACATATATGACCTTGAGTCCCATCATTGCGGCCAGGCGGATGGAG includes:
- a CDS encoding prolipoprotein diacylglyceryl transferase, encoding MIRYPDISPTLFEFGPFKIRWYGLMYVLGFLSAYFLIPRQTRARRLGLQGKALQDFLSYLAVGLIVGARLGYVLFYQYPNLGDYLRHPLEIIAIWHGGMSFHGGLLGALLAGMLFSRNRGLSFWDLADAAILPAPIGLGLGRLGNFINGELFGRPTDVPWAMVFPGGGPVPRHPSQLYEAFLEGLVLFFFLWFIRNRPFRPGSLVCLFFGGYGVLRFFVEFFRAPDPQIGLFWHLISMGQILSAGMILSAFFLWFLLPGKDGKGGN